From one Leptospira andrefontaineae genomic stretch:
- a CDS encoding enoyl-CoA hydratase/isomerase family protein: MNYLREAIQLKNGRAECIKIQTNDQNSLTRENMIELENLLAEIDKDDSIRAVLLSSDNPKFFSNGIDAENILNTPREKLTAEMGQIVILFGKLLSFGKPLLAEVTGYAMGGGAVMTLACDFKFMLEGKARIAFTEVLVGLPLPISFIDKLKITVKSEYLNEVCLLGTAYKAGEAKEISLINETAENKEDLRKLVLKKLDEVMAIAPSAYRRTKAAINKEINDKFESQLEFTKSSFEDPKVVANLLEAMSALKEKRRPKLT, translated from the coding sequence ATGAACTATTTACGGGAAGCAATCCAATTAAAGAACGGCAGAGCCGAATGTATCAAAATACAAACTAACGATCAAAATTCCCTAACCAGGGAGAATATGATAGAGCTGGAAAATCTTCTGGCTGAGATCGATAAGGACGATAGTATTCGTGCCGTCCTTTTAAGTTCCGACAATCCTAAATTTTTCTCCAATGGGATCGATGCTGAGAATATCCTAAATACACCAAGAGAAAAGCTCACTGCTGAGATGGGCCAAATTGTGATCCTATTCGGTAAACTTTTGAGTTTTGGAAAACCCCTTCTTGCAGAAGTGACCGGTTACGCTATGGGCGGTGGCGCAGTTATGACTCTTGCCTGTGATTTCAAATTTATGTTGGAAGGTAAGGCAAGGATTGCATTTACAGAAGTACTTGTTGGACTTCCTCTTCCAATTAGCTTTATCGATAAACTGAAGATCACTGTTAAATCAGAATACTTAAACGAGGTTTGTCTTTTAGGAACAGCTTATAAGGCAGGAGAAGCAAAGGAAATTTCTTTGATCAATGAAACCGCGGAGAATAAGGAAGATCTACGGAAACTTGTTTTGAAAAAATTGGACGAAGTAATGGCAATTGCTCCAAGTGCTTACAGAAGGACCAAGGCTGCGATCAACAAAGAGATCAATGATAAATTTGAATCCCAATTGGAATTTACTAAAAGTAGTTTCGAAGATCCTAAAGTAGTAGCAAATTTATTAGAAGCGATGAGCGCTTTAAAAGAAAAGAGAAGACCGAAACTCACCTAA
- a CDS encoding SDR family NAD(P)-dependent oxidoreductase: MSQLKGKVAVVTGASKGIGASIAKTLGSAGASVVVNYSSSKEGADKVVAEIEKNGGKAIAVQGDMSKSSDVKRLFSETKKAFGSVNILVNNAGIFEFAPLEAVTEDEFHRQMNTNVLGPILATQESLNYFAPEGGSVINISSIVSDIPVPNSVVYASTKGALDTVSQVLALELSSKKIRVNTIAPGGVETEGAHRLGMIGSDMEKMIVSKTPLGRLGQPEDIAKVALFLASEDSYWLTGEKISASGGYR, from the coding sequence ATGAGTCAGTTAAAAGGTAAAGTTGCAGTGGTAACCGGAGCTTCTAAAGGAATTGGTGCAAGTATCGCTAAAACATTAGGTTCGGCAGGGGCTTCGGTAGTAGTAAACTATTCTTCCAGTAAAGAAGGTGCAGATAAGGTTGTAGCAGAGATCGAAAAAAATGGAGGAAAAGCAATCGCAGTCCAAGGTGATATGTCTAAATCTTCTGACGTTAAACGTTTATTCTCAGAAACGAAAAAGGCTTTCGGTTCCGTGAATATTTTAGTGAATAACGCAGGCATATTTGAGTTCGCACCTTTGGAAGCTGTGACAGAAGATGAGTTTCATAGGCAGATGAATACGAATGTTCTTGGTCCTATTCTAGCCACTCAGGAATCACTCAACTATTTTGCTCCAGAAGGTGGATCAGTAATCAATATCAGTTCGATTGTGAGCGATATCCCTGTTCCAAATTCGGTTGTATATGCCTCTACCAAAGGTGCATTGGATACTGTGTCCCAAGTATTAGCACTCGAACTTAGTTCCAAAAAGATCAGAGTCAATACGATTGCACCCGGTGGTGTGGAAACAGAAGGAGCACATAGACTTGGAATGATAGGAAGTGATATGGAAAAAATGATCGTTTCTAAAACTCCTCTGGGAAGATTAGGACAACCGGAAGACATCGCTAAGGTTGCGCTGTTTTTAGCCTCTGAAGATTCCTATTGGCTTACCGGAGAAAAGATCAGTGCATCCGGTGGTTATAGATAA